The Streptomyces sp. NBC_00670 genome window below encodes:
- a CDS encoding sugar O-acetyltransferase, with translation MSQDYFAGDPRTQLERMRAGDLYLADDPEIARRQRRAMRLAVRYQAAHLEGPEAARPVLVELLGAVGEGVEVRPPLYVDYGSNISIGARTFVNYCLTALDVAAITIGEDCQIGPNVQLLTPTHPVEPGPRRDKLEAARPLSIGDNVWLGGGVIVCPGVTIGDNSVIGAGAVVTRDIPANVVAVGNPARPVRDLEPEEAADGHGAH, from the coding sequence ATGTCGCAGGACTACTTCGCGGGCGACCCCCGCACCCAGCTGGAGCGCATGCGCGCGGGTGACCTCTATCTCGCCGACGACCCCGAGATCGCACGCCGGCAGCGGCGGGCGATGCGGCTCGCCGTCCGCTACCAGGCCGCGCACCTGGAGGGCCCGGAGGCGGCCCGGCCGGTGCTGGTGGAGCTGCTCGGCGCGGTGGGAGAGGGCGTCGAGGTGCGGCCGCCGCTCTACGTGGACTACGGCAGCAACATCTCCATCGGCGCCCGTACCTTCGTCAACTACTGCCTGACCGCGCTGGACGTCGCGGCGATCACCATCGGCGAGGACTGCCAGATCGGGCCGAACGTCCAGCTCCTCACCCCGACCCACCCGGTGGAGCCGGGGCCGCGGCGGGACAAGCTGGAGGCCGCGCGGCCCCTCTCGATCGGGGACAACGTCTGGCTGGGCGGCGGCGTGATCGTCTGCCCCGGGGTGACGATCGGGGACAACAGCGTCATCGGGGCCGGGGCCGTCGTCACCCGGGACATTCCCGCGAACGTCGTCGCCGTCGGCAACCCGGCCCGGCCGGTGCGCGACCTGGAACCGGAGGAGGCGGCGGATGGCCACGGGGCACACTGA
- a CDS encoding TetR/AcrR family transcriptional regulator gives MATGHTDPQRRERILAAALDHIAEAGVAGVSHRRIAARAGVPLGSMTYHFAGIDDLLREAFTRFADHIVAVFEQHLAPVDGVEAARQAVTDLIHALSEGPQRNLVLSQELYTLAARRPEYRELTEAWMLRSRQLLERHFDADTARQLDGLIEGLALHRALDRAPHDRELTLRAVARITTV, from the coding sequence ATGGCCACGGGGCACACTGATCCGCAGCGGCGTGAGCGGATCCTCGCCGCCGCCCTCGACCACATCGCCGAGGCGGGCGTCGCGGGGGTGTCGCACCGCCGGATCGCCGCGCGGGCGGGGGTTCCGCTGGGGTCGATGACCTATCACTTCGCCGGCATCGACGATCTGCTGCGGGAGGCGTTCACACGGTTCGCCGATCACATCGTGGCCGTCTTCGAGCAGCATCTCGCCCCGGTCGACGGGGTGGAGGCGGCCCGGCAGGCGGTCACCGACCTCATCCACGCGCTGTCGGAGGGGCCGCAGCGGAATCTGGTCCTCTCCCAGGAGCTGTACACCCTGGCCGCCCGGCGCCCGGAGTACCGGGAGCTGACCGAGGCGTGGATGCTGCGCAGCCGCCAACTGCTGGAGCGGCACTTCGATGCGGACACCGCCCGCCAGCTCGACGGTCTCATCGAGGGGCTCGCGCTGCACCGCGCCCTGGACCGGGCACCGCACGACCGGGAGCTGACGCTGCGGGCGGTCGCCCGTATCACCACGGTCTGA
- a CDS encoding MFS transporter: MTVDTAVGPGLAERRARLAVAVLFLTNGALFANLLPRYPEIKDELGMSNAVYGLAVAAFPTGALLAGLAAGALIRRFGSARVAVAGTLLTGLGVLVAAVSHSVALFAAALLCAGAADALTDVAQNAQGLRVQRRYGRSIINSFHAIWSVGAVTGGLMAAGALALDLSPARHLTISAVVFGALALVAGRFCLPGPDSEPEAADRAAPRPADGLPRVGYVLAALVVIATAGTLVEDAGNSWAALYLSDSLGASAALAATGYIALVGAQFIGRIIGDRLVDRFGQRTVARAGGLIVAAGMGLALAVPTLPGTVLGFAAAGFGVATLVPAAMHEADELPGLKPGSGLTIVSWLMRLGFLLSPPVVGLVADAAGLRTGLLVVPAAGVLVVLLAGVLRERRS; encoded by the coding sequence ATGACAGTCGACACAGCGGTGGGGCCGGGCCTCGCCGAGCGGCGCGCGCGCCTGGCGGTGGCGGTGCTCTTCCTCACCAACGGGGCCCTGTTCGCCAACCTCCTGCCGCGCTATCCGGAGATCAAGGACGAGCTCGGCATGAGCAACGCCGTCTACGGTCTGGCCGTCGCGGCGTTCCCCACCGGCGCCCTGCTGGCGGGGCTGGCGGCGGGCGCGCTCATCCGCCGCTTCGGCTCCGCCCGGGTCGCCGTCGCCGGGACGCTGCTGACCGGCCTCGGCGTCCTCGTGGCCGCCGTCTCCCACTCGGTGGCGCTGTTCGCGGCGGCTCTGCTGTGCGCCGGGGCGGCGGACGCGCTCACCGACGTCGCCCAGAACGCGCAGGGGCTGCGGGTGCAGCGCCGCTACGGCCGCTCGATCATCAACTCCTTCCACGCGATCTGGTCCGTCGGCGCCGTCACCGGAGGACTCATGGCCGCCGGCGCCCTCGCGCTCGACCTGTCGCCCGCACGGCATCTGACGATCTCGGCCGTCGTCTTCGGCGCCCTGGCCCTGGTCGCCGGACGGTTCTGCCTGCCCGGCCCGGACAGCGAACCGGAGGCCGCCGACCGTGCGGCGCCGCGGCCCGCGGACGGACTGCCCCGCGTCGGGTACGTGCTGGCCGCCCTCGTCGTCATCGCCACCGCCGGCACCCTCGTGGAGGACGCGGGCAACTCCTGGGCCGCCCTCTACCTCTCCGACTCCCTCGGCGCCTCCGCGGCCCTCGCCGCCACCGGCTACATCGCCCTGGTGGGCGCCCAGTTCATCGGCCGCATCATCGGCGACCGGCTCGTCGACCGCTTCGGCCAGCGCACCGTGGCCCGCGCCGGCGGACTGATCGTCGCGGCCGGCATGGGCCTCGCCCTCGCGGTACCGACCCTGCCGGGAACCGTCCTGGGCTTCGCCGCCGCCGGATTCGGCGTGGCCACCCTCGTGCCCGCCGCGATGCACGAGGCCGACGAACTCCCCGGCCTCAAGCCCGGTTCCGGACTGACGATCGTCTCCTGGCTCATGCGGCTGGGCTTCCTGCTCTCCCCGCCCGTCGTCGGCCTCGTCGCGGACGCGGCGGGGCTGCGCACCGGGCTCCTCGTGGTGCCCGCGGCGGGGGTGCTCGTCGTCCTGCTCGCCGGGGTGCTGCGGGAACGCCGGAGCTGA
- a CDS encoding aldehyde dehydrogenase (NADP(+)), translated as MNTAPPATPASTTPAPALDTVLARAKAAAERLRTSTPADRARLLTVLADALDAAAGELVPLAHRETHLPEARLTGELARTTFQCRLFADRLASGALDDVRVDHTDPDWPMGARPDIRRTTVPLGPVLVFAAGNFPFAFSVLGGDTVSALAAGCPVVVKAHPGHPGLSRRTAAVATAALTDAGAAPDLLQLIEGEQDGADAVRDHRIKAVGFTGSTRGGHHLFRLAAGRPDPIPFYGELGSTNPVVVTPAGWAERGPDIATGFAASFTAGSGQFCTQPGVVFVPDADAFLAGLPPLAAGPMLDDRIATGYATALDDLAAQDGVGVAARTPGGDGLPDIALLRTTTEAVRTTPALISTEVFGPASLLVEYGTLDEVEDVLGDFGGTLTGTVQGGHGLDEDGLRMLDALTRHAGRVIWNEWPTGVTVSDAQQHGGPWPASTAPTTTSVGTAAVDRFRRPVAFQNVPEQALPTAVRDR; from the coding sequence ATGAACACCGCACCACCCGCCACCCCCGCGTCCACCACCCCCGCGCCGGCGCTCGACACCGTGCTGGCCAGGGCGAAGGCCGCCGCCGAACGCCTTCGCACCTCCACGCCCGCCGACCGCGCCCGGCTGCTGACCGTGCTCGCCGACGCCCTCGACGCCGCCGCCGGCGAACTCGTCCCCCTCGCCCACCGCGAGACCCACCTCCCCGAGGCCCGGCTCACCGGCGAACTCGCCCGCACCACCTTCCAGTGCCGGCTGTTCGCCGACCGCCTCGCCTCCGGCGCCCTGGACGACGTCCGCGTCGACCACACCGACCCCGACTGGCCGATGGGCGCCCGCCCCGACATCCGGCGCACCACCGTGCCGCTCGGCCCCGTCCTGGTCTTCGCCGCCGGGAACTTCCCCTTCGCGTTCAGCGTGCTGGGCGGCGACACGGTCAGCGCCCTCGCCGCCGGCTGCCCCGTCGTCGTCAAGGCCCACCCCGGGCACCCCGGACTGTCCCGGCGCACCGCCGCCGTCGCCACGGCCGCCCTGACCGACGCCGGTGCCGCGCCCGACCTGCTCCAGCTCATCGAGGGCGAACAGGACGGCGCCGACGCCGTACGCGACCACCGGATCAAGGCCGTCGGCTTCACCGGGTCCACGCGCGGCGGGCACCACCTCTTCCGGCTCGCCGCCGGCCGCCCCGACCCCATCCCCTTCTACGGCGAACTCGGCTCCACCAACCCCGTCGTCGTCACCCCCGCCGGCTGGGCCGAACGCGGGCCGGACATCGCCACCGGGTTCGCCGCGTCCTTCACCGCCGGCTCCGGTCAGTTCTGCACCCAGCCCGGCGTGGTGTTCGTCCCCGACGCCGACGCCTTCCTCGCGGGCCTGCCGCCGCTCGCCGCGGGCCCGATGCTCGACGACCGCATCGCCACCGGCTACGCGACCGCGCTCGACGACCTCGCCGCCCAGGACGGCGTCGGCGTCGCCGCACGCACCCCGGGCGGCGACGGACTCCCCGACATCGCCCTGCTGCGCACCACCACCGAAGCCGTGCGCACCACCCCCGCCCTCATCTCCACGGAGGTCTTCGGCCCCGCCTCACTCCTCGTCGAGTACGGCACCCTGGACGAGGTCGAGGACGTCCTCGGCGACTTCGGGGGCACCCTGACCGGCACCGTCCAGGGCGGCCACGGCCTCGACGAGGACGGACTGCGCATGCTCGACGCCCTCACCCGGCACGCCGGACGCGTCATCTGGAACGAGTGGCCCACCGGAGTCACCGTCAGCGACGCCCAGCAGCACGGCGGCCCCTGGCCCGCCTCCACCGCGCCCACCACCACCTCCGTCGGCACGGCGGCCGTGGACCGCTTCCGCCGCCCGGTCGCCTTCCAGAACGTCCCGGAACAGGCCCTGCCGACCGCCGTCCGGGACCGGTAG